In Lapillicoccus jejuensis, the DNA window AAGGCCGGGGAGCGCCCGCCGGTCGTCGGCTCAGGGGTTGCCGACGAGGGCGGGGGTCAGGGTCGGAAGGGTCTGTCGGGGGGAAGGAGGGTCAGGAGGCGGCGGCGACGACCGGGGCGCCGACGTACACGGCCTCCCGCTCGTCCTCGGTCATGCCGCCCCAGACGCCGTACGGCTCGCGCACCCGCAGGGCGTGCTCGCGGCACATCCGCAGGACGGGGCAGGAGCCGCAGACCTCCTTGGCGGCGCTGTCGCGGTCGCGACGCGCGGGGCCGCGCTCACCCTCGGGGTGGAAGAAGACCTCGGGGTTCTCCCGACGGCACGCACCCTCCAGCTGCCACTCCCACAGGTCGGCCACCGGGCCGGGCAGTCGCGAGATCTCCGCCATCGTGTCCCCTCCACACTTCGAGCCGGGTCGCCCCCGCGGCCGACGGGTCGGTCGGTCGGCGGGAGCCGGTGGGTGCTGCACCCGGGTCCGCAGGCGCCGTTGCCTGGTGGACCGGGCCGGGCCGCCCCACCGGGCGACCCGCTGGCTCGACGCTAGGGCCCGTCGTGTCATACCCGTCTCACGCGCAGGTCAGGATTTGGCAAGGAAATCCCGAGGAAGGGCCGTCCGGGGGATGCGCCCGCCCCGGTGCGGGGGCTAGCGGCGCCGTACGGAGCCCCCAGCCCGCTCACCTAGAATCCGTCCATGAGCCTCGGTGACGACCAGACCTCGGTGCCCTCGCCCTTCGCCGCGCTCGGCCTGACCTACGACGACGTGCTCCTGCTGCCGGGCGAGACCGACGTCGTCCCCAGCGAGGTCGACACGACGACCCGCCTCACCCGCGAGATCACCCTCAAGGTGCCGCTCGTCTCCTCGGCGATGGACACCGTCACCGAGTCGCAGATGGCCATCGCCATGGCCCGCCAGGGCGGCATCGGGGTGCTGCACCGCAACCTCTCGATCGAGGACCAGGCCTACCAGGTCGACCTCGTCAAGCGGACCCAGACCGGGATGATCTCCAACCCGGTGACGATCACCGCCGACGCGACGCTCGAGCAGCTCGACAAGGTCTGCGGGCAGTACCGCGTCTCCGGCCTGCCCGTCGTCGACGGCGAGCACAAGCTCATCGGCATCGTCACCAACCGCGACCTGCGCTTCACCCCGGTCAAGGAGTGGGCGACGACCAAGGTCGACGAGGTGATGACGCCGATGCCGCTCGTCACCGCGCCGGTCGGCACCTCCCGCGAGGACGCCACCGCGCTGCTGCGCCAGCACAAGCGCGAGCGGCTGCCGATCGTCGACGCCGACGGCCGCCTCGCCGGGCTCATCACCGTCAAGGACTTCGTCAAGTCGGAGCAGTTCCCGCGGGCGAGCAAGGACGACCACGGCCGGCTGCTCGTCGCCGCCGCGATCGGGTACTTCGGCGACGCGTGGGAGCGGGCGACGACGCTCGTCGAGGCCGGCGTCGACGTGCTCGTGCCGGACGTCGCCAACGGCCACGCCCGGCTCATGCTCGACATGATCCGCAAGATCAAGTCCGACCCGGCCACCCGCCACGTGCAGGTCCTCGGCGGCAACGTCGCGACCCGCGAGGGCGCGCAGGCGCTCGTCGACGCGGGCGCCGACGGCGTCAAGGTCGGCGTCGGCCCGGGCTCGATCTGCACGACCCGCGTCGTCGCCGGGGTCGGCGTGCCGCAGGTCACGGCGATCTACGACGCGTCGCTCGCGACCAAGCCGGCCGGCGTCCCGCTCGTCGGCGACGGCGGCCTGCAGTACTCCGGCGACATCGCCAAGGCCCTCGTCGCGGGCGCCGACACCGTCATGCTCGGATCGCTGCTCGCCGGCTGCGAGGAGTCCCCGGGCGAGCTGGTCTTCGTCAACGGCAAGCAGTTCAAGACCTACCGCGGCATGGGCTCGCTCGGGGCGATGGCCTCGCGCGGCAAGAAGTCCTTCTCCAAGGACCGCTACTTCCAGGCCGACGTCGAGAGCGACGACAAGATCGTCCCCGAGGGCATCGAGGGCCAGGTGCCCTACCGCGGCCCGCTGTCCGCCGTCGCGCACCAGCTCATCGGCGGCCTGCAGCAGTCGATGTTCTACGTCGGCGCTCGGTCCATCCCCGAGCTGCAGGCCAAGGGCCGCTTCGTGCGGATCACCGCGGCCGGGCTCAAGGAGAGCCACCCGCACGACGTGCAGATGACGGTCGAGGCCCCGAACTACGCCCGGTGAGCGGCACCCCCGGGCCGGTCGACGACCGCGCCCTCGTGCTGTTCGACGTCCCGGGCGAGGACGTCGCCGCGCTGCTGGCCGCGCAGGACGCCGTACGGCGTGATGCCGCCCTCGCCGGGTGGGTGGCCGGCGCGGCCAATGCGCTGCGCGCGGCGACGGGGGAGCCGAGCCCGGGGCCCGCGCTGCCGTCGCGCGAGGGTCTGGACGGGGCGTCGTACCTGCCGGTGGTGGCGTTCGCCGAGGTCCTGCCCGACCTGCTCGCCCACCACGAGGCACTGGGGGTGTCCCCGGAGGTGAGCGCGGCGACGCTCGCCGACGTCGGGCGGATGCTCACCCGCAACCGGCGCTGGTTCGGCGTCGCGGGGCTCGGCGACGAGCTGGCCGGGTGGCTGACCCGGCACCTGACCGGCGCGATCGTCCAGCTGGGCAGGCTGCAGTACGAGCGGGTGCACCTCGGGCAGGGCACCGGGCTGGAGCTCGGGATGGCCGGGGTGCCCGTCGGTCCCGGCGACCTCGTGCTGTCGGTGCACATCCCCGGCGCGGGCGGGCCGTTGACCCCGGACGCGGTGGAGGCGTCCGTGGCCGCGGCGTCGACGTTCTTCCGGCGCCGGTTCCCCGGCGAGCGCTACCCCGTCGCGGTGTGCTGGTCGTGGCTGCTCGACCCGCAGCTGGCCGAGCTGCTGCCGGCGTCGTCGAACCTCGTGGCCTTCCAGCGCCGCTTCACCCTCGGGCGGGCGCTCGACGAGGACGCCGACCTCACCGTGCGCAAGTTCCTCTGGGACGCGCCGTCGACCCCGGTCGCGCAGCTGCCCGCGGACTCGACGCTGCGGCGGGCCATGCTCGACCTGTGGCGGCGCGGTGGCCACTGGCACAGCCACAGCGGCTGGTTCCCCTGGCGCTGACGTCCGAGACGTCGGCGGTGGTGGCCACCACCCTCTCGGACGCTCCCGTACAGCGCCCTGCGGCGTCCGAGACGTCGGTGGCGGTGGCCGCCACCCTCTCGGACGCACGGGGTGGGGTGGCGCGACCGATAGCCTGACGCCGTGACTGAGATCGAGATCGGCCGGGGCAAGCGCGGGCGGCGTGCCTACTCCTTCGACGACATCGCCGTGGTCCCCTCGCGCCGCACCCGCGACCCCGAGGAGGTGTCGGTCTCCTGGCAGATCGACGCCTACCACTTCGACATCCCCGTCATCGCGGCGCCGATGGACTCGGTCATGTCACCCGCCACGGCCATCGAGCTCGGTCGCCTCGGCGGGCTGCCGGTGCTCGACCTCGAGGGCCTGTGGACGCGGTACGACGACCCGGAGCCCCTCATCGAGGAGATCGTCCGGCTCGACCCGGCCAAGGCCACGGCGCGGATGCAGGAGATCTACGCCGAGGAGATCAAGCCCGAGCTCATCACCGCGCGGATCCAGGAGCTGCGCCGCGCCGGCATCACCGTCGCCGGCGCGCTCAGCCCGCAGCGCACCCAGCAGCACTGGAAGACCGTCGTCGACGCCGGCTGCGACCTGTTCGTCATCCGCGGCACGACGGTCAGCGCCGAGCACGTCTCCGGCAACAGCGAACCGCTCAACCTCAAGCGCTTCATCTACGAGCTCGACATCCCCGTCATCGTCGGCGGCGCGTCGACGTACACCGCGGCGCTGCACCTCATGCGCACCGGCGCCGCCGGCGTCCTCGTCGGGTTCGGCGGCGGCGCGGCGCACACGACCCGCACGACCCTCGGCATCCACGCGCCGATGGCCTCTGCGGTCGCCGACGTCGCCGCCGCCCGCCGCGACTACCTCGACGAGTCCGGCGGCCGCTACGTCCACGTCATCGCCGACGGCGGCGTCGGCAGCTCCGGCGACATCGTCAAGGCGGTCGCGTGCGGCGCCGACGCGGTCATGCTCGGCGCGGCCCTGGCCCGCGCGACCGAGGCACCGGGGGGCGGCTTCCACTGGGGCCCCGAGGCGCACCACTCCGCGCTGCCGCGCGGCGCGCGGATCCAGATCGGCACCCAGGGCTCGCTCGAGGAGATCCTCTTCGGGCCCGGCCGTTTCGCCGACGGCACGACGAACATCATCGGCGCCCTGCGCCGCGCCATGGCGACCACCGGCTACTCCGACGTCAAGGAGTTCCAGCGCGTCGAGGTCGTCGTCGCGCCGTACTCCGGCTCCTGACCCCGCCCGGCCGCGTGGCGCGCCGGGCCGCGGGGTAGCGAGGAGGCATGAGCCACCGCGCACCGAGCCCGCACCCGCACCGCACCCCGGGCGGGGTCCTGTGGCGCGGCGTCGTCGCCGGCGCGGTCGGCACCCTCGTCCTCGACGCGGCGACGTACGGCGACATGGCCCTCACCGGCCGGGCCGCCAGCAGCGTCCCGGCGGACGCGGCCCGGGCGCTCGTCGGGCGCCTCGACCTGCCGCTCCCGCAGGGCGGCTCCCGCCCAGAGGCGTACGGCGCCCTGCTCGGCCTCGCGACCGGCGTCACCACCGGGGTGGCGGCCGCGGTGGTCCGGGCCGCCGGGGTCAGGCTGCCCGCCCCGGTGTCGGCCGTCCTCGTCGGGGCGGGTGCGATGGCCGCCTCCGACCTCGGGGCGGCGCGGCTCGGGGTGAGCGACCCGGCCACCTGGAGCACCCGGGACTGGGTCGGCGACGCCGTCCCGCACGCCCTCTTCGGTGTCGCCGTCGTCTCGACCCTCCGCCGGCTCGACCGGGCACCTTCCGACGACGGTGCCGACGACGAGCCCGCGATGACGCACCGCCGGGCCCCGCTCGCCCTGCGCGCGCTGGCGCTCGGTCTCGCCGCCGGGTCGCGCAGCTCGCTCGGCGCCGTGGCCCTGGCCCGTGCGACCGGCGGTCGGCTGCCGGCGCTCGCGGCGGCGACGGCCGTGGTCGGCGAGGTCGTGGCCGACAAGCTCCCGCAGGTCCCGAGCCGGCTGGAGGCCGGGCCGCTGCTCGGCCGCCTCGGCGCGGGCGCGCTCGGGGCTGCCGCCCTGGCCCGCCGCGAGCACGCCGGACTCGCCGGCACGGTGGTCACCGCCGCCCTCGCCGCCGGTGGCGCCTTCGCCGGCGCGGCGCTCGGCACCGCCGCCCGGTCCGTCGCGCAGGAGCGCGGCTGGTCGGCGCCCGCCGCGGTCGCCGAGGACGTCACCGCCGGAGCCCTGGCCCTGTGGGCCGTCCGCTGACCCCGAGGGCGCCGCGCGGGTAGTCTCCCCGCATGGCGACGGCGCCGACCCCGGCCGGCGCGGGCCCGCCGGCCGCGCCGCAGCCGGTCGCGTTCTCGACGCGTCGGCTGCCTCCCGAGCGCCGCGTGGAGCTGTGGGAGGCCCACAACGACGACGCCCTCATCGGACTGCGCTGCCGGACCCTCACCGCCGACGCGCTCGAGGCCAGCGAGGTCAACGTCCGGGTGGGGCGCCTCGACCTCGCCCGCGTGCAGGGCACCCCGCACGTCGTCGAGCGCGACGCCGGCCTCGTCGCGCGCCGCCCGACCCACGCGGTGGCCCTCTTCTTCGGGCTCGCCGGGGAGGCGTTCTTCTACCACGACGACGGGGTGCGCCGGCTGTCGCCGGGCGAGCTGCTCGTCTGCGACGCCGACCGCCCCTTCCTGCGCGGCTTCTCCGGTGGCCTCGAGGAGCTCGTCGTCAAGCTCCCGCGCGACCTGTTCACCGAGGTCACGGGTCTCGCCGGGCTCGACGCCCCGCGCGTGGTCGGCTTCGGCGCCGGCGGCGACCCCGCCGCCCGCCGGCTCGCCCGCCTGGTCGGCGGGGCGGCCCGGGAGGACGAGCCGGAGGCGGTCCTCGAGGCCACCCTGCTCGACCTCGTCGCCACCCTCGCCGGGGGTCGCGGTCGAGACGCCGCCGCCGCGCACCGGGCCGCCGCCCTCGCCTACGTCGACGCGCACCTGCTCGAGCCCGGGCTGAGCGCGGAGCGGGTCGCCGCCGCGGTCGGCCTCAGCCCCCGCCACCTCTCGCGCGTCCTCGCCGACGGCGGGACGGCGTTCCTCCCGCACCTGCGCGCGCGCCGCCTCGAGGCCGCCCGCCGGCTGCTCCTCGACCCGTCGGCCGCCGGCCTCGGGGTCGCGCAGGTCGCCCGCCGCTGCGGCTTCGCCTCGCCGCGGCACTTCGCCACGGCGTTCGCGGCGGCGTACGGCGAGCCGCCCAGCGAGCTGCGCCGGCGCACCGCCCGGGCGCGGTCGGCCGTCGCGGCGTCCCCGCAGCGGCCATCCGTCCCCGGACCGGCCAGGCACGACGCCGTCCCCTCGACGGGCGCGTGACGACGACCGACACTGGCCCCAGCACCGGCGCCGGTCCGGTCCGAGGAGGCCGATGATGCCCGCGTTCGACGACGGCCGCGAGACCACCGAGCTGCCGACCACGGGGGTCGTCGAGACCGACGTCCTGGTCGTCGGGTCCGGCCCGGCCGGCTCCGCGGCGGCGCTGTTCCTCGCCACCCTCGGCGTCCCGACGGTGGTCATCACCAAGTACCGCTGGACCGCGAACACCCCGCGCGCGCACATCACCAACCAGCGGGCCATGGAGGTCTTCCGCGACCTCGGGATCGAGGACCAGGTCCTCGCCGACGCCACCCCGCACGACCTCGTCGGCGACACCGTGTTCTGCACGTCGCTGGCGGGGGAGGAGATCGGGCGCATCCACACCTGGGGCACCGGCCCGTCGCGCCAGGCCGACTACCGGCTCGCCTCCCCGTGCCTGACCGTGGACATCCCGCAGACCTACCTCGAGCCGATCCTCGTGCGCAACGCCGCCGCCCGCGGCGCCCAGGTCCGGTTCTCCACCGAGTACGTCTCGCACACCCAGGACGAGGAGGGGGTGGACGTGCGCGTCCTCGACCGGCTCACCGGGACGCCGTACACCATCCGGGCGACGTACCTCGTCGGCGCGGACGGCGCCCGCTCCGCCGTCGCCGCCGACGTCGGCCTGCCGTTCGAGGGCGCGATGGACATCGCCGGGTCGATGAACATCACCTTCAGGGCCGACCTGACCCCCCTCGTCGCGCACCGGCCGTCGGTCCTCTACTGGGTGATCCAGCCCGGCTCGGACGTCGGCGGCATCGGGGCCGGGCTCGTGCGGATGGTCCGGCCCTGGCACGAGTGGCTCGTCGTGTGGGGCTACGACATCGCCGGCCCGCCGCCGGTGGTCGACGAGGCGGCCGCCACCCGGATCGTGCGCAACCTCCTCGGCCTGCCCGACCTCGAGGTGGAGATCACGGGCACCTCGCTGTGGGGCAACAACGAGATGTACGCGACCCACCTGCAGTCCAGGCGCGTCTTCTGCGTCGGCGACGCGGTGCACCGGCACCCGCCGAGCAACGGCCTCGGCTCCAACACCTCGGTCCAGGACTCCTACAACCTCGCCTGGAAGCTCGCGGCCGTCCTGCGCGGGTACGCCGCCCCGCCGCTGCTGGAGAGCTACTCGGCCGAGCGTGCACCGGTGGCGGAGCGGATCGTGCTGCGCGCCAACCGCTCCAGCCGCGAGTTCGTCGACTTCTTCGTCGCGCTCGGGCTGACGCAGGCGCGCACGGAGGAGGAGATGGTCGCCGCCATCGAGGAGCGCAAGGCCAACACCCCGGCCGGGGCGGCGAAGCGTGCCGCGCTGGTCAAGGCCATGGAGCTGAAGAACTACGAGTTCAACGCCCACGGCGTCGAGCTCGGCCAGGTCTACGAGTCGGGGGCGGTCGTCCCCGACGGGACGACGCGACCCGCCCCGACCCGTGACCCCGACCTCTACTTCGAGCCGTCGACGGCCCCCGGGTCGCACCTGCCGCACGCATGGGTCGGCGACGCGATGACGCGCCTGGCGACGATGGACCTCGCGCCGTACGACCGCTTCACCCTCCTCACCGGCATCGCCGGGGAGGCCTGGGAGGACGCCGCCGCGCAGGTGGCGGACGACCTCGGGGTGCCGCTGCAGGCGGTCGTCATCGGCCCCGGTCGAGCCGTCACCGACCTGTACGACGACTGGGCCCGCCTGCGCGAGATCGAGGAGGGCGGCGCGCTGCTCGTGCGCCCCGACAAGCACATCGCCTGGCGGGCGCACGCCCTCCCCGACGACCCGCGGGAGGCGCTGCACGAGGCGCTCGCGCGGGTCCTCGGGCGCGACGAGGGCGCGCGGTGAGCGGCGTCGACGACGAGCAGCGCGGGCGCGAGGAGCACCTCGTCCGGCTGGTCCTCGACTCCTTCGAGGGCACCCCCGACCCGCGGCTGAAGGAGCTCGTCCAGGGCGTCGTGACGCACCTGCACGCGTTCCTGCGCGACGTCCGCCCCACCGAGGCGGAGTGGAAGCAGGGCATCGACGCCCTCACCGCGATCGGGCACATCACCGACGAGCGGCGCCAGGAGTTCGTCCTGCTCTCCGACGTCCTCGGCGCCTCGATGCAGACCATCGCCATCAACAACGAGGCGTACGCCGACGCCACCGAGGCCACCGTCTTCGGCCCCTTCTTCGTCGAGGACGCGCCCCGGGTCGAGCTCGGCGGCGACGTCGCCGGGTCGGCGGTCGGGCAGCCCTGCTGGGTCGAGGGGACGGTCCGCGACACCGGCGGCCGACCGGTCCCCGGCGCCCGGCTCGAGGTGTGGGAGGCCGACGCCGATGGCTTCTACGACGTCCAGTACGGCGACGACCGCGTCGCCGGCCGCGGCCACCTGGTCGCCGACGAGGAGGGGGGCTACCGCTTCTGGGCCGTCACCCCGACGCCGTACCCCATCCCGCACGACGGGCCGGTCGGCGCGCTGCTCGCGGCGACCGGGCGCTCGCCGATGCGCGCCGCGCACCTGCACGTCATGGTCAGCGCACCGGGGCTGCGGACGCTGGTCACGCACGTCTTCGTCCGCGGCGACGAGCTGCTGGCGAGCGACAGCGTCTTCGGGGTCAAGGAGTCGCTCGTCCGGGACTTCGTCGAGCAGCCGCCGGGGACACCCACGCCGGACGGGCGCGACCTCGGGGGAGCGGCCTGGGCACGGACCCGGTTCGACATCGTCCTCGCGCCGGGCGATACGGGGGACAGGCCGGGTGGAAATAATTGAGGTTTCAAGTATATTGGTGAGGGCACAGCGGCCCGACCGGTCGCCCCGCACCCACCCGTCAGGAGCGTCATCGTGAGCACCGGCACCATCAGCCTCGCCCCGCAGGTCGACATCCGCCGCGCCGACCAGCGGTTCGCGACGGACGTCGGCTGGCTCGACTCCAAGCACTCCTTCGCGTTCGGCCACCACCGGGACCCCCGCAACACCCACCACGGGCTGCTGCTGGTCAACAACGACGACGTCGTCGACGCGGGGACGGGCTTCGAGACGCACCCGCACCGGGACATGGAGATCGTCACC includes these proteins:
- a CDS encoding GuaB3 family IMP dehydrogenase-related protein; this translates as MTEIEIGRGKRGRRAYSFDDIAVVPSRRTRDPEEVSVSWQIDAYHFDIPVIAAPMDSVMSPATAIELGRLGGLPVLDLEGLWTRYDDPEPLIEEIVRLDPAKATARMQEIYAEEIKPELITARIQELRRAGITVAGALSPQRTQQHWKTVVDAGCDLFVIRGTTVSAEHVSGNSEPLNLKRFIYELDIPVIVGGASTYTAALHLMRTGAAGVLVGFGGGAAHTTRTTLGIHAPMASAVADVAAARRDYLDESGGRYVHVIADGGVGSSGDIVKAVACGADAVMLGAALARATEAPGGGFHWGPEAHHSALPRGARIQIGTQGSLEEILFGPGRFADGTTNIIGALRRAMATTGYSDVKEFQRVEVVVAPYSGS
- a CDS encoding acyltransferase domain-containing protein, whose protein sequence is MSGTPGPVDDRALVLFDVPGEDVAALLAAQDAVRRDAALAGWVAGAANALRAATGEPSPGPALPSREGLDGASYLPVVAFAEVLPDLLAHHEALGVSPEVSAATLADVGRMLTRNRRWFGVAGLGDELAGWLTRHLTGAIVQLGRLQYERVHLGQGTGLELGMAGVPVGPGDLVLSVHIPGAGGPLTPDAVEASVAAASTFFRRRFPGERYPVAVCWSWLLDPQLAELLPASSNLVAFQRRFTLGRALDEDADLTVRKFLWDAPSTPVAQLPADSTLRRAMLDLWRRGGHWHSHSGWFPWR
- a CDS encoding FAD-dependent oxidoreductase; this translates as MPAFDDGRETTELPTTGVVETDVLVVGSGPAGSAAALFLATLGVPTVVITKYRWTANTPRAHITNQRAMEVFRDLGIEDQVLADATPHDLVGDTVFCTSLAGEEIGRIHTWGTGPSRQADYRLASPCLTVDIPQTYLEPILVRNAAARGAQVRFSTEYVSHTQDEEGVDVRVLDRLTGTPYTIRATYLVGADGARSAVAADVGLPFEGAMDIAGSMNITFRADLTPLVAHRPSVLYWVIQPGSDVGGIGAGLVRMVRPWHEWLVVWGYDIAGPPPVVDEAAATRIVRNLLGLPDLEVEITGTSLWGNNEMYATHLQSRRVFCVGDAVHRHPPSNGLGSNTSVQDSYNLAWKLAAVLRGYAAPPLLESYSAERAPVAERIVLRANRSSREFVDFFVALGLTQARTEEEMVAAIEERKANTPAGAAKRAALVKAMELKNYEFNAHGVELGQVYESGAVVPDGTTRPAPTRDPDLYFEPSTAPGSHLPHAWVGDAMTRLATMDLAPYDRFTLLTGIAGEAWEDAAAQVADDLGVPLQAVVIGPGRAVTDLYDDWARLREIEEGGALLVRPDKHIAWRAHALPDDPREALHEALARVLGRDEGAR
- a CDS encoding WhiB family transcriptional regulator, whose translation is MAEISRLPGPVADLWEWQLEGACRRENPEVFFHPEGERGPARRDRDSAAKEVCGSCPVLRMCREHALRVREPYGVWGGMTEDEREAVYVGAPVVAAAS
- a CDS encoding dioxygenase, producing MSGVDDEQRGREEHLVRLVLDSFEGTPDPRLKELVQGVVTHLHAFLRDVRPTEAEWKQGIDALTAIGHITDERRQEFVLLSDVLGASMQTIAINNEAYADATEATVFGPFFVEDAPRVELGGDVAGSAVGQPCWVEGTVRDTGGRPVPGARLEVWEADADGFYDVQYGDDRVAGRGHLVADEEGGYRFWAVTPTPYPIPHDGPVGALLAATGRSPMRAAHLHVMVSAPGLRTLVTHVFVRGDELLASDSVFGVKESLVRDFVEQPPGTPTPDGRDLGGAAWARTRFDIVLAPGDTGDRPGGNN
- a CDS encoding helix-turn-helix domain-containing protein; this encodes MATAPTPAGAGPPAAPQPVAFSTRRLPPERRVELWEAHNDDALIGLRCRTLTADALEASEVNVRVGRLDLARVQGTPHVVERDAGLVARRPTHAVALFFGLAGEAFFYHDDGVRRLSPGELLVCDADRPFLRGFSGGLEELVVKLPRDLFTEVTGLAGLDAPRVVGFGAGGDPAARRLARLVGGAAREDEPEAVLEATLLDLVATLAGGRGRDAAAAHRAAALAYVDAHLLEPGLSAERVAAAVGLSPRHLSRVLADGGTAFLPHLRARRLEAARRLLLDPSAAGLGVAQVARRCGFASPRHFATAFAAAYGEPPSELRRRTARARSAVAASPQRPSVPGPARHDAVPSTGA
- the guaB gene encoding IMP dehydrogenase, which codes for MSLGDDQTSVPSPFAALGLTYDDVLLLPGETDVVPSEVDTTTRLTREITLKVPLVSSAMDTVTESQMAIAMARQGGIGVLHRNLSIEDQAYQVDLVKRTQTGMISNPVTITADATLEQLDKVCGQYRVSGLPVVDGEHKLIGIVTNRDLRFTPVKEWATTKVDEVMTPMPLVTAPVGTSREDATALLRQHKRERLPIVDADGRLAGLITVKDFVKSEQFPRASKDDHGRLLVAAAIGYFGDAWERATTLVEAGVDVLVPDVANGHARLMLDMIRKIKSDPATRHVQVLGGNVATREGAQALVDAGADGVKVGVGPGSICTTRVVAGVGVPQVTAIYDASLATKPAGVPLVGDGGLQYSGDIAKALVAGADTVMLGSLLAGCEESPGELVFVNGKQFKTYRGMGSLGAMASRGKKSFSKDRYFQADVESDDKIVPEGIEGQVPYRGPLSAVAHQLIGGLQQSMFYVGARSIPELQAKGRFVRITAAGLKESHPHDVQMTVEAPNYAR